In one Nicotiana tomentosiformis chromosome 6, ASM39032v3, whole genome shotgun sequence genomic region, the following are encoded:
- the LOC104103357 gene encoding NEDD8-activating enzyme E1 regulatory subunit AXR1-like isoform X1: MAEPKVKYDRQLRIWGEQGQAALEKASICLLNCGPTGSETLKNLVLGGVGSITVVDGSKVEVGDLGNNFMVDEASVGQSKAKCVCAFLQELNDAVKAKFIEEHPEELIETNPSFFSQFTLVIATQLVEDSMVKLDRICREANIILLFARSYGLMGLVRISVKEHTVIESKPDHFLDDLRLNNPWPELRRFAETIDLNTTDAVVHKHTPYIIILVKLAEEWANAHGGNLPSTREEKRQFKDLIKSKMITADEENYKEAVEASYKLFSPQGTGPNLQKIIDDSCTEVDSSSSDFWVMVAALKEFIANEGGGETPLEGSIPDMTSSTELYINLQKTYQAKAEADFLVMEQKVRNLLKKIGRDPASISKANIKSFCKNARKLAVCRYRLIEDEFTSPVQPELQKYLTDEDYGTLQEANSLKVLPENTAVGLYILLRAADRFAANYNKFPGQFDGEMDEDISRLKITAVGLLNDLGCNGSALSEDLINEMCRYGASELHAVAAFVGGVASQEVIKLITRQFIPMSGTFIFNGIDHKSQLLLL; this comes from the exons ATGGCGGAACCCAAAGTCAAATACGATCGTCAGCTCAG GATATGGGGTGAGCAAGGACAAGCTGCACTGGAGAAAGCCAGTATCTGCTTACTCAACTGTGGTCCAACTGGTTCTGAAACTTTGAAAAATCTTGTTCTTGGTGGGGTTGGAAGTATCACTGTTGTTGATGGTTCTAAGGTTGAAGTGGGTGATCTTGGAAATAATTTTATGG TTGATGAAGCAAGTGTTGGACAATCGAAGGCAAAGTGTGTGTGTGCATTTCTTCAAGAGCTAAATGATGCTGTTAAAGCCAAGTTTATAGAAGAACATCCAGAGGAACTAATTGAGACAAATCCATCATTCTTTTCTCAGTTTACTTTGGTCATAGCTACACAG CTGGTTGAAGATTCCATGGTGAAATTGGATAGAATCTGTCGGGAggcaaatattattttattatttgcacGATCATACGGCCTCATGGGTCTTGTCAGGATCAGTGTGAAG GAACATACAGTAATTGAATCGAAGCCCGATCATTTTCTAGATGATCTACGGCTTAATAACCCATGGCCAGAACTTCGGAG GTTTGCGGAGACAATTGATTTGAACACAACTGATGCTGTGGTTCATAAACACACACCATATATTATTATCCTAGTTAAACTGGCGGAGGAATGGGCAAATGCTCATGGTGGAAATCTTCCTTCTACCAGAGAAGAGAAAAGGCAATTCAag GATTTAATTAAGTCCAAGATGATCACAGCGGATGAAGAAAACTACAAAGAAGCCGTGGAAGCTTCATACAAGCTCTTTTCTCCACAAGGGACTG GTCCAAACCTACAGAAAATTATTGATGACAGCTGTACAGAAGTTGATTCCAGTTCATCTGATTTTTGGGTGATGGTAGCAGCCCTGAAG GAATTCATAGCTAATGAAGGTGGTGGAGAGACACCTCTTGAGGGGTCAATACCAGATATGACATCATCAACTGA ATTGTACATAAACCTGCAAAAAACTTACCAAGCCAAGGCCGAGGCTGATTTTCTTGTTATGGAGCAGAAGGTCAGGAATTTACTCAAGAAAATCGGTAGAGATCCAGCCAGCATCTCCAAGGCAAATATAAAGAGCTTCTGTAAAAATGCAAGGAAGCTTGCT GTTTGCAGATATCGCCTCATTGAAGATGAGTTCACCTCTCCTGTCCAACCTGAGTTACAGAAGTATCTGACAGATGAGGATTATGG GACCTTGCAAGAAGCCAACTCTCTTAAAGTACTTCCTGAAAA TACTGCTGTGGGTCTTTATATTCTTCTTCGAGCAGCTGATCGGTTTGCTGCAAATTATAACAAATTTCCTGGCCAATTTGACGG TGAGATGGATGAGGATATATCTCGGTTGAAAATTACAGCTGTTGGCCTACTCAATGATCTCGGTTGCAATGGCTCCGCCTTATCAGAGGACCTTATTAATGAGATGTGCCGGTATGGTGCTTCGGAGCTTCATGCTGTGGCGGCCTTCGTCGGAGGAGTTGCATCACAAGAAGTGATCAAG CTCATCACTAGACAATTCATTCCCATGTCTGGGACTTTCATCTTTAACGGCATTGATCACAAGTCTCAGCTGCTGTTGTTATAG
- the LOC104103357 gene encoding NEDD8-activating enzyme E1 regulatory subunit AXR1-like isoform X2, which translates to MAEPKVKYDRQLRIWGEQGQAALEKASICLLNCGPTGSETLKNLVLGGVGSITVVDGSKVEVGDLGNNFMVDEASVGQSKAKCVCAFLQELNDAVKAKFIEEHPEELIETNPSFFSQFTLVIATQLVEDSMVKLDRICREANIILLFARSYGLMGLVRISVKEHTVIESKPDHFLDDLRLNNPWPELRRFAETIDLNTTDAVVHKHTPYIIILVKLAEEWANAHGGNLPSTREEKRQFKDLIKSKMITADEENYKEAVEASYKLFSPQGTGPNLQKIIDDSCTEVDSSSSDFWVMVAALKEFIANEGGGETPLEGSIPDMTSSTELYINLQKTYQAKAEADFLVMEQKVRNLLKKIGRDPASISKANIKSFCKNARKLAVCRYRLIEDEFTSPVQPELQKYLTDEDYGTAVGLYILLRAADRFAANYNKFPGQFDGEMDEDISRLKITAVGLLNDLGCNGSALSEDLINEMCRYGASELHAVAAFVGGVASQEVIKLITRQFIPMSGTFIFNGIDHKSQLLLL; encoded by the exons ATGGCGGAACCCAAAGTCAAATACGATCGTCAGCTCAG GATATGGGGTGAGCAAGGACAAGCTGCACTGGAGAAAGCCAGTATCTGCTTACTCAACTGTGGTCCAACTGGTTCTGAAACTTTGAAAAATCTTGTTCTTGGTGGGGTTGGAAGTATCACTGTTGTTGATGGTTCTAAGGTTGAAGTGGGTGATCTTGGAAATAATTTTATGG TTGATGAAGCAAGTGTTGGACAATCGAAGGCAAAGTGTGTGTGTGCATTTCTTCAAGAGCTAAATGATGCTGTTAAAGCCAAGTTTATAGAAGAACATCCAGAGGAACTAATTGAGACAAATCCATCATTCTTTTCTCAGTTTACTTTGGTCATAGCTACACAG CTGGTTGAAGATTCCATGGTGAAATTGGATAGAATCTGTCGGGAggcaaatattattttattatttgcacGATCATACGGCCTCATGGGTCTTGTCAGGATCAGTGTGAAG GAACATACAGTAATTGAATCGAAGCCCGATCATTTTCTAGATGATCTACGGCTTAATAACCCATGGCCAGAACTTCGGAG GTTTGCGGAGACAATTGATTTGAACACAACTGATGCTGTGGTTCATAAACACACACCATATATTATTATCCTAGTTAAACTGGCGGAGGAATGGGCAAATGCTCATGGTGGAAATCTTCCTTCTACCAGAGAAGAGAAAAGGCAATTCAag GATTTAATTAAGTCCAAGATGATCACAGCGGATGAAGAAAACTACAAAGAAGCCGTGGAAGCTTCATACAAGCTCTTTTCTCCACAAGGGACTG GTCCAAACCTACAGAAAATTATTGATGACAGCTGTACAGAAGTTGATTCCAGTTCATCTGATTTTTGGGTGATGGTAGCAGCCCTGAAG GAATTCATAGCTAATGAAGGTGGTGGAGAGACACCTCTTGAGGGGTCAATACCAGATATGACATCATCAACTGA ATTGTACATAAACCTGCAAAAAACTTACCAAGCCAAGGCCGAGGCTGATTTTCTTGTTATGGAGCAGAAGGTCAGGAATTTACTCAAGAAAATCGGTAGAGATCCAGCCAGCATCTCCAAGGCAAATATAAAGAGCTTCTGTAAAAATGCAAGGAAGCTTGCT GTTTGCAGATATCGCCTCATTGAAGATGAGTTCACCTCTCCTGTCCAACCTGAGTTACAGAAGTATCTGACAGATGAGGATTATGG TACTGCTGTGGGTCTTTATATTCTTCTTCGAGCAGCTGATCGGTTTGCTGCAAATTATAACAAATTTCCTGGCCAATTTGACGG TGAGATGGATGAGGATATATCTCGGTTGAAAATTACAGCTGTTGGCCTACTCAATGATCTCGGTTGCAATGGCTCCGCCTTATCAGAGGACCTTATTAATGAGATGTGCCGGTATGGTGCTTCGGAGCTTCATGCTGTGGCGGCCTTCGTCGGAGGAGTTGCATCACAAGAAGTGATCAAG CTCATCACTAGACAATTCATTCCCATGTCTGGGACTTTCATCTTTAACGGCATTGATCACAAGTCTCAGCTGCTGTTGTTATAG